In Prunus dulcis chromosome 1, ALMONDv2, whole genome shotgun sequence, the following are encoded in one genomic region:
- the LOC117626782 gene encoding cell division control protein 48 homolog B produces the protein MENHSFCSSSKTNTNNPNVTVQWRAEEAIAGNAEALEALRELIIYPLLYPREGQTLGLKWRRGLLLYGPPGTGKTSLVRAVVKECGAHLIEISPHSVHKAHAGESEKFLREAFSQASLHKSSGKPSVIFIDEIDALCPRRDSRREQDVRIASQLLTLMDYKMSLASIPQVVVVASTNRAEAIDPALRRFGRFDVEIEVTPPTEEERIQILKLYTRKLHLDSNVDLQAIAASCNGFVGADLEALCREAAMPAIKRNLGANKDAGVFSLTTEDWKHARSVVCPSITRGVTVEIPKVTWEDIGGLKDLKKKLQQAVEWPIKHPSAFTRLGISPMRGILLYGPPGCSKTTLAKAAAHAAQASFFSLSGAELFSMYVGEGEALLRNTFRRARLAAPSIILFDEADVVGAKRGGSSSNSSTVGERLLSTLLTEMDGLEEAKGVFVLAATNRPHAIDVALVRPGRFDLALFVQPPDLEGRYEILRVHTRNMSVGDDVDLKQIAKDTELFTGAELEGLCREAGIVALREDISATVVCHRHFQTAKDSLKPALTKADVDSYLAFSTH, from the exons ATGGAAAACCATAGCTTTTGTAGCAGCAGTAAGACCAATACCAACAACCCCAACGTCACAGTGCAATGGAGAGCCGAAGAAGCCATAGCTGGCAACGCTGAAGCTCTCGAAGCTCTCAGAGAACTCATCATCTACCCTCTTCTCTATCCGCGTGAAGGCCAAACTCTCGGTCTCAAA TGGCGTCGAGGTTTGCTTCTCTACGGTCCACCGGGCACCGGAAAG ACAAGCTTGGTACGAGCAGTGGTTAAGGAATGTGGTGCACATTTAATTGAGATCAG TCCACATTCTGTTCACAAAGCACATGCTGGAGAAAGTGAGAAATTTTTACGGGAGGCTTTCTCGCAGGCTTCATTGCATAAATCGTCAGGCAAGCCATCAGTTATCTTTATAGATGAAATAGATGCACTCTGTCCTCGCCGTGATTCTAG AAGAGAGCAAGATGTTCGCATAGCTTCTCAACTCCTTACGCTGATGGACTACAAGATGTCCTTGGCATCCATACCAcaagttgttgttgttgcatCCACTAacag AGCTGAAGCAATCGATCCAGCACTAAGAAGATTTGGGCGTTTTGatgttgaaattgaagttACTCCACCTACTGAAGAAGAACGCATTCAAATTCTCAAG CTCTACACAAGAAAGCTTCATTTGGATTCCAACGTTGACCTCCAAGCCATAGCTGCATCTTGCAATGGATTTGTTGGGGCTGACCTGGAAGCTTTATGTCGTGAGGCTGCTATGCCTGCAATTAAAAGAAACTTAGGTGCAAATAAAGATGCTGGTGTGTTTAGCTTAACAACAGAAGACTGGAAGCATGCAAGGTCTGTGGTTTGCCCAAGTATAACAAGAGGTGTTACGGTGGAAATCCCCAAAGTGACTTGGGAAGATATAGGAGGATTAAAAGATTTGAAG AAAAAGCTCCAGCAAGCCGTTGAGTGGCCTATTAAACATCCTTCAGCGTTTACAAGGCTGGGAATATCACCCATGCGTGGAATTCTTCTCTATGGTCCTCCAGGATGTTCAAAAACCACCCTTGCTAAAGCTGCTGCACATGCTGCCcaagcttcttttttttctttgag TGGTGCAGAATTGTTTTCAATGTATGTTGGAGAGGGTGAAGCTTTGCTGCGCAATACCTTTCGGAGAGCTCGCCTTGCAGCACCCAGCATAATACTCTTTGATGAGGCGGATGTTGTTGGTGCCAAAAG AGGTGGGAGTTCAAGCAACAGCAGTACCGTTGGAGAAAGGCTTCTATCTACTTTGCTGACTGAAATGGATGGTTTAGAAGAGGCCAAG GGAGTCTTTGTTTTGGCTGCTACGAATCGTCCTCATGCGATTGATGTTGCATTAGTTCGCCCAGGACGCTTTGATTTG GCACTCTTTGTACAACCACCAGATTTAGAAGGTCGATATGAGATACTTCGGGTGCATACTCGTAACATGAGCGTAGGAGATGATGTTGATCTCAAACAAATAGCAAAAGATACTGAGCTATTCACAGGAGCCGAGCTGGAGGGTCTATGTAGGGAAGCTGGAATAGTGGCTCTGAGGGAAGACATATCTGCCACAGTTGTGTGCCATCGCCATTTCCAGACTGCAAAAGATTCTTTAAAGCCGGCATTAACCAAAGCCGACGTGGATTCATATTTGGCATTTAGTACTCATTAG